CCGAGACCCTGCGTCGGACACTGCAAGCCGAGGGATGGACCGTCGACACGGCCGCCGACGGCGTCGAGGGTGTCGAATCCGCCTGCGCCCGAAGCTATGACGTCATCGTCAGCGACATCATGATGCCTCGCCTCAACGGCTACGAACTCGTTCGAGAGCTGCGGCACCGCGGCGTGTGGACCCCCGTTCTCATGCTGACCGCCAAGGACGGTGAATACGACCAGGCGGACGCATTCGACCTCGGCGCCGACGACTACCTGGTCAAACCGTTCTCCTTCGTCGTCCTGTCCGCCCGATTGCGTGCCCTCGCGCGCCGGGGCGCTCCGGAACGACCCACCGTCCTCCGGGCCGGATCACTCTCACTCGATCCGGCGCGACGCGAGGTCCGGCGCGGCGAGACGCCCATCCGCCTGACCGCCCGGGAGTTCGCGGTGCTCGAATACCTGATCCGCCACAAGGGCGCCGTTGTCAGCAAGACCGCCATCCTGCAGGCGGTGTGGGATGCCCACTATCGAGGAGACGACAACATCGTCGAGGTGTACGTGGGCTATCTCCGCAGGCACATCGACACCCCTTTCGGTTGCCGCTCCATCGAGACCGTCCGCGGTGCCGGTTATCGGCTCGACGAGCACGGTGGGGACCCGACGGTGTGAACGCCCCATCGCGGTAGCGACACCCCGATGGTGCAACCCCCGCCCGCGGTGTCGGAAACGGTGACCGTGCCGTGATGTGCACGAACGATCTCGTCCACGATCGACAGGCCGAGCCCGGTGCCGCCGCGGCGATCCCGGGAGTCGTCGAGCCGAACGAAGCGGTCGAAGACGCGGGACCGATCGTCGACGGGGATGCCGGGTCCGTCGTCGGCGACGCTCACCGTCACCCACTCCGGACCGACGTCCATGGTCAACGCGACGGTGGATCGGGCGTGCCGGACGGCGTTGTCACACAGGTTTCTCACCACGCGGCCGAGCTGGTCGCGGTCCCCCAACGCACGCGCCGGCAGCACGGTCGCCTTGATCTGGAGATCGGTGGTCAGGTCGAGCCGCGTCACCTCGTCGTTGACGATGTCGTCGAGATCGACCTCCTCGAGCGACGGCTGGAGTCCGTACTCGTCGGCTCGGGCCAGGAGCAGGAGGTCGTCGACGAGATCGCGCAACCGATTCGCCTCCGGCAGGAGCAGGGTTGACACGGTCTCGGAGTCGATCGGTTCGCCGGTCCGAACCGCCAGTTCGAGCAGACCCAGGATCGTGACCAGCGGACTTCGCAGTTCGTGTGAGGAATCGCCGACGAACCGGATCTGCTGGTCGCGTGCGAATGCGAGCGCATCCAGCATCTCGTTCATCGTCAGGGCCAAGGTGTCGATCTCATCGTCGGTGCCGGCCACCGGAACCCGCCTCGCCACGCCGGATCTCGAGATCTCGGCGACCTCGGCGCGGATGGCCTCCACCGGCCGCAGTGTCCGGCCGACGAGCTGATAGGTCGTCACCGTCGCCACGACGAGAATGATCGGGAACACCACGCACAGCACCGCGAAGACCGTCCAGACCGTCGCGTGGATGTACCCCTCACCCGATCCGACGACGACGCTGAGTACCTCACCGTCCGGCGTCGTCACACCCCGCACCGTCACGCGATACTCGGTGTCGTCCCCCGGGAAGGCCACATCGACCGCGGTGTACCGGACACCGGCACCGACCGGCGCGACGAGCGCCCGGGTCAGCCGGTGCTCGCCGCTCGCGGCCAGGACCGACCCCTCGGCGTCGACGATCTGCACGATGCCGATCGAGTCCGTCGGCTCCATCTCCGTGGGCTGTACAGCGCCGAGCCCACCCCGTGCCAACGCGTCGGCGATCTCCTGACTCCGGGTCGACGTCGCCACATCGGCAGCGTCGGCGAGCGAGCGATAGACGACGATGAGCACCAATCCACCGGCAACCGCCAAGGCAGCGAACAGGATCGCGACGCCGAGGACGGTGAGCCGCATGCGGACGCTCCGCCATCTGAATCTGCCGGGCCGGAGATGTTGTGGCACAGCCGGGCTCATCTCACCATCGACGCAGGCACGCGGTCACCTCGGCGAGCACCCGCTCGGTTCTCTCGACCCCCAACGCCGCAGCCGCACCGGTGACGCCGATCTCGAGCTCACCGGTCGTCGCCGGGCATCCCTCTACCTGTAGCAACCAACGTGTACGGCGAGGCGGGAACGCGTAGAGGGTACCGCCGGACGCCGGAGGTGCGATCACCGGCGACCAACCGAGCAGGACGGGCACGGGGAACAGATGGTCGGCGTCGACGGTCCGTCCAGCCAGGTCGAGGATGTCCTCCATGGGTGCCGTCGCGGCACGAATGCAGTTGCGTCGCAGCGTGACCGACGCATCCCGATCATCACCGGCCGACAACGGGGTGATGACCGCGAGCACGTGGTTCCCCACGATGTCCTCCGCACCCGCCGGTCGCTTCGACACCGTCGTGGCTGCCAGGACGCGGGTCTGTCCGGCGATGTTCGCCAGAGCTGTGGCCACCACGTCTCCGAATGCCTCGAACGGCGTCATGTGCTCGGCTGCCGCGCGGTTTCGGAAGCGTTCGTAGGCAGCGGCGTCGATCAGTCCACGACGCCGGACCGCAACATCATTCGCCCACGACCCCGGGTCGACGCCGTCCCACTCGAAGACCGAATCGCTCTGCTGCACGAGCAATTCCTTCCAGAAATTGTGCAGCTCGAGGTCGTCCTCGTCGGCGCCCGGCGGCGTCGTGGTCTCCAGCGCGAACGACGCACTCTCCGGCGCCAGAGCCCCGCCCGTCATCAGTGTCTCGGCGTCGCGGGCGAGCACCCCGAGCGAGCGCCCGTCCACCGCTATGTGATGCATCACCGCGACCGCGGCCATGACGTCGCCGTCCGGACCGACGAGAAGACGCACCGCGATCGGCGGCGCGACCCGTACATCGAGGCCGGCCGCCATCTCTTTCGCCTCTGCGCGCAGCCGCTCCCGATCCGGCACCTCGACCACGTCGGCGAGGTCCACGACCGCGTCGACGACATCGCGGCCCGTCGTCCGCCGAACCGGGCCCGTGGCGGTGTCGGGATACACCGAACGCAGCGCCGGGTGCCGTTCGAGGAGGGCGCCGATGAGCGCCGTTGTCTCCTGTGTGCCCGGCCGCGCCCATGACGCAGGGACCCAGGCGACGCAGATCAGTTGCGCGAACGGATGACCCGGCTCGCGCACCACAGTCAGCTCGGCGGGCGTCAGAGAACGCTCAGCGGTCGCGGCGCCCGCCGACACATCGCGCACCGGTGTCGTCGCCGCCGTCATCAATTCGCCGAGGGATGCGAGATCGGGCGCGGTCAACACGTCGTTCGGTCCGATCTCCGGGTGTCCCGCCTCTGCGAGTCCCTGGGCCACCCGCACGACGGCCAGCGAGTCGCCGCCCTGTTCCACGAAACCCATCATCGGGTCCACCGCTTCGATGCCCAGCACTTCCCCGACCACTTTCACCAGCAGCGCTTCGTGGGGGCCCGCCGCCTCCCGCGACGGCGCGTTGACCGGCAACGGGACGTCCTGCAGCGCGGCGACACTCAGCTTTCCGGTGGCGGCACGAGGCATCTCTTCGAGGACGACGACCATGGTCGGCACCATGTACGACGGCAGCATCCGCGCCAGCTCCCGGCGGAGCGCACGCGAACCAGGAGGGCGGGAGGTGTCGTCGGGGACCACGAAGGACACGATCCCGGGACTCCCCGACGGCAGATCGCGAAACGTCGTGGCGCAGCGCCGGACTCCTGCACAGCGTATGAGTGCCGCGTCGATCTCGCCGAGTTCAATCCGGAGACCGCGCAACTTGACCTGGCCGTCACGCCGGCCGAGGATGCGCAGGTCACCGGCGTCGGTCCAGGTGGCGATGTCACCGGTTCGGTACATCACCGCATCGTCGGCGATGGTGCATTCGACGAATGCCTCGGCGGTCTGCTCGGGGTCGTCCAGGTATCCGTCGGCCAATTGCGTTCCCGCGCAGTACAGAGTGCCGAGTCCGCCCGGCGGCTGAGGTCGGCCACGCCGGTCCAGTACCGACTCGGTCACCCCGACCATCGGCGGGCCCACAGTGATCTCACCGTCCGGCGACAGCGGTCGGGAGATGTTGATACTGCACCGGGTTTCCGTGGGACCGTACGCATTCCGCATGGGCACACGTCCACTCCAGCTGTCCACCAGTCGGGGCGGCAGGGCCTCACCGCCGACGATCACCTGGGTGAGCCCGTCCGCGAGGTCGACCGGCAGGGTGTCGAGTACCGACGGCGTCATGATGATGTGGGTGACGCCCGCTCGCCGAATGAGCTCGGCGAGAGGATCGCCGCCCCGGGTCGACGCCGGCGCGACGATCAGTGTCGCGCCGGTCGCGACGGCGGACAGCATCTCGACGAAGCCGGTGTCGAACGTCGGGGACGAGACGTGCAGCACCCGTGACCGGGAGGTCAGCGCATACGACTTTCGGATCTCGGCGACCAGGTCGGGGATCCCGCGGTGCGGCATGACCACACCTTTCGGTCGCCCGGTCGAACCCGAGGTGAAGAGTATGTACGCCGTGTCGTCGGGACCGCGGTCGAGCCCCGGCGGTCTCCACTCCTGGGGTGTCAACGGAAGTTGTTGCGGTGTCCCCTTCTTCGGTCAAGTCGACCCAGCGGACACGGCCGTCGACGACCACCCCCGGGTCACACACCCCGACCCGTGCTCCGCTGCGGGCGAGGAGCGCCTGCGTTCGCGCCTCCGGGGCCGTCGGATCTCCCAGCGGCACCCCAGGCGCCGCCGGCCATCAGTACCGACCAGAAGGCGACCACCGAGGCTGCCGACCTCTCCACGGCGACGACGACCGGGTCCCCTGCCCGCACGCCCGCCGCCGCGAGCCGCCGAGCACCGCGACCAACCCGTTCCGCGAGCTCGGAGCGTGACCACTCGATGTCGCCGTCGACGAGCGCGGGCGCCGACGGATCGGCTGCACAGTAGTCGGCGAACAACGCGGCCGTCGGGCTGAACGGCGGTGCCGGCGGTCCGTTACGGCGCCGGAAACGTTCCCACTCCCCCTCCAGGAAGACCGCGTCGTCGGGGATCGCAACTCCGTCGTCGATCTCGCGAACCAGGGCCGTCAGGAAGTTGTCGTATCGCGCGGCAAGAGTGTCCAGTGCCGCAGCGTCGAAGCTCACCGTCGGCGCTTCCCAGGTGACCGCCCGGTGCCCGAGCTGATCGGCAGGGTGCATCGTCACCGCCACGTCACCGACCGGGCCGGTCCGCATCACCTCCAGGGACCAGTGGAGCCCGTCGACGACCGGCGGGGAGAACGAGGGCAACAGGTTGACCACCACCCCGACAGCGGCGGATCGCGGGCTGTCGCGAAGCATGTCCTCACGCGAGTAGAGCTGGTGCCGCAACACGTCGATCACTGCCGACGACACTGCTTCGACCGACTCCGCGGCCGTGAGGTCACCGATCCCGCCCAGGGCGAGCGGCACCACATTCGACAGCGGCTGCACCGCGATTCGACGCACCGCCGACGTACGCGCCGCGACCGGGAGCGCGAGCCCCACGTCGGCAGTGTCGAGAAGCCGCGCGCACAAACCGGCCAGCGCCGCGATGAGCTCCTCCGACCGGGCGGATCGTGGACTCGTCAATCGTCTTGTCACGCGGGTGATCTCCGACGTCATCCGCGCGGGCACTGCAGACAGCAACGACGGTTCATGTCCGGCGAGAACGGATTTCCAATGTTGCGCATCGGATTCCCGACGGCGCGACACGGCGTACCGGTCCTCGTCGGCCGCCAGTTGAACGGGGTCTGACACCGGAAGATCGGCCGCCGAGGCCGAGCCGCCGTACACATCGGCGACATGACCCATGACCCGCAAGACCCCGGCACCGTCGGTCAGCACGTGGTGGACACGTATCACCCATCGGTGCCGATCCTCGGCCAGCCGGTGCAGCTCACTGCGGAACAACGGCATCGTGAGGTCTGCGCCGTCGGCGTCGTCGATGAACTGCTGTGCGCGGCTCTCGCTTTCGGCTTCCGGATCAGCGGACCGGGAGAGATCGACACTCACCATCGACTCGAGTGAGGAGTTCGCACGCCGGAGTGGTTCGGCGACACCGCCATCCGGCGTAGTCGGCTCGGCCGGGGAGAATCCCGCCGGGATGTGTACGTCATCCCACCCGACGTGTTCGAGTACCGCACGAGTCGTCTCGACCAGACGCGGGACGTCGAGCGGCCCACGCAGGGTGAGCCCGAATGCGATGACGTGAGAGACGTCCGGTTGAAGGACCTGGGACATCCACAACGCACGTCGCGTCGCCGTCATCGCCGTTCGCCCCGGGACGGGTCCTCGACGGGCGATCGTCGGCGGTGCTGCTCAGCCGGGTCCACATCTCGAACGTAGTCCCGGAAAGTTGAAAGGCGGCTGAAGTACGAGGTACGCGGCCTGCCCTGTCGTCGCATCTGCAGGCAGTTCACGCCCCCAGCGCCCTGGCGAACATGGGCCAGGACTGGTGCATCTGGTCCTGCCAGTAACCCCACGAGTGGGTCCCGACCGCCGGGAACCGTACGACAGCCGGGATACGAAGGGCCGCAAGCCGCTGAGCCAGGGTGACCGTGCAGCTCCGGGCGGCGGCCTCGCTGAAGCCGCCGGCCGTCACCTGCGCAGCAAGCTTTCCGACGTCCCCGCGGACCGAGCGGTCGGCCGGGTTGTCGTGCCCGCCCGGCAGGCCGGTGGCCGCAGAGATCCACAGTGCCGGCGTGCGACGAGCCAGCTTGTATGCGTTGACAACGGGGTCCTGCGCAGCCCATTCGGGGTCGCCCGGCAGCCCGTACATGTTCGTCGCGTCGGCTCCGTAAGGAACGAAAGCGACATTCCTCAGCAAGAGCTGCCCGGTGGGCGTCGCGGTCTCGGCACAGCCCGAGTAGGCACCCACCGCCCGGTACAGACCGGGATGATTCTCCGCGAGGCGGATCACCGAGTTGCCGGACATCGAGATCCCGGCGATGCCACGCGACCGCCCGAAGCTGTATCCGCCGTGCCTCCCCTCGAACGTCGCAGGCAGTTCGGAGGTCAGGAACGTCTCCCAGCGCAGCGGTCGCGACGTCTTCACCTGGTACCGGAAGTTCGCCGCCGGGTCCACGCGCCGCCAGTTGGCGTAGTAGGTCGCCGCGCCGCCGATCGGGGTCACGGTCCAGACGTTCTTGTTGGCGTAGAAGGCGTTCGCGTCGGTGGCGTGGGTCCAGTCGTCGTTCTCCTCGCCGCCCGACGACCCGTTCAGCATGTACATCACCGGTGCGGCCTGGTTGCCGTTCGCCGGGGTCTGTATCAGCAGCGGGACCTGCGTCTGCATCGACGGAGACCACACCGAGGCGACGAAATTCCGTGGCGACGTCCAAGTCTGCCGGTAGGGCGCTCCGGGACTCGCCTGTGCGTACCGGACGCCGTCGAGCGTGCGGGCCTCCGCGGTACCGGCTCCGATACCCAGCAGGCCGACGACCACGGCGAACACCGAGAAGATCGTGATGCCCACCGACGCCCTGCCGCCTGGGGTGCGGGGTGCGACAGCGCCCGGCCCCCAGCTGCCTGAGGTGGGAGGAGCGAAAGCGACGAGCCACGAAGGCCTGGTGACGTCATTCCCCGACTTGCGCTTCATACGGAACTCCCACCTCGGCGTGCACCGGGGCGACAGCCCCGCGCTCCGCCATCGTAAACACGTGGGATTGCGCACGGGAACCGCTTGGTCGATCGTCCAGGTCCGCGGGGCGAGTCAGGCCGAGAGCGCGGGTGACCTCGACTCCGCCGGACCCAACCGACGTACTACCGTTTGTCGTGTAACTCGACTCGGAGGTTTTACTGTGCAGAACATCGGCGTCATCGGCGGCGGCACCATGGGAGCCGGCATCGCGGAGGTGTGCGCGAAGTCCGGCAGCGATGTGGTCATCATCGAGGTCAAGCAGGAGTTCGCCGACGCCGCGCGTGCGCGCGTCGAAAAGTCGCTGGCCCGCGCCGTCAGCAAGAACAAGCTCAGCCAGGAGGACGCCGACGCCGCGCTCGGCCGTCTGCGCGTCAGCCTCGACTACGCCGACCTCGCCGACCGCGACCTGGTCATCGAGGCCGCTCCCGAGAACGAGCAGCTCAAGCGCGACATCTTCGCGCGCCTCGACGAGGCCGTCGGCGAGAACACCATCTTGGCCACCAACACCTCGTCGATCCCGATCATCAAGGTCGCCACCGCGACCAAGCGTCCCGAGCGCGTCGTGGGTGTCCACTTCTTCAACCCGGTCCCGGTGATGCCGCTGGTGGAGATCATCTCGACCCTGGTCACCTCGCCGGAGACCGCCGAAGCGGTCAGCACCTATGTGAAGGACGTTCTGGGCAAGAACCCGGTCAACGCCGGCGACCGTTCGGGCTTCATCGTCAACGCCCTGCTCATCCCGTACCTCTGTCAGGCCATCCGGATGTACGACTCCGGCTACGCCTCGGCCGAGGACATCGACACCGCGATGAAGGGCGGTTGCGGCTACCCGATGGGACCGCTGACCCTCGTCGACACCATCGGCCTCGACATCACCCTTGCCGCCGCCGAGTCGCTGTACGACGAGTTCGCCGAGCCGCACTTCGCGCCGCCGGCACTGCTGCGCCGCATGGTCGACGCCGGTCACCTGGGCCGCAAGTCCGGACGCGGCTTCTACTCCTACTGATCGAGCCGGGACGATCCCGGCAGAACGCCCCCGACGACGCACCATGCGTCGACCGGGGGCGTTTTGTCGTCTTCGCCCTTTTCACCCCGTCCACCAAACCCGGCTGTGACCCACCTCACTGTCCATGTATGTGTTTGTGGCACAACAGTTTTTGTATCAACACTGCGGCGGGTGTCGAGAGGGAGGTTACGTACCCGGTCGTCGTGGCAACACTCTGGACGTACACATCCCGTCGCGGATGAGAAGGGAGCGAGACCGAATGACTGTTTCGACCACCACCGTCCACCAGCAACTTCGTGCAATCCTCGCGATGACCCACACCGAGATCCAGATCGCCGAGACGCGTCAGGCCCAGGCCCGGACCGACGCGATCCGCAAGGAGCTCGCCGAGAACGCCGAGAACGCCCGGCTGCGCGCCGTCGCGATCGAGGAAGCCCTCCGCGAACGCGGGGGACTCGTCGACGTGATCCGCCCCGTGATCGGCCGGGTCGGCGCCCTGGCGAAGACCGTCGTCGAGCAGGCCCAGCCGCTGGACGAGGCACTCCTCGACGATCTCGCCCTCGAGCAGCGACTCCTCGCACGTTCGACGTACCTCAAGGCCCTCGCCACCGGTCAGGAGGACAAGGCACTCGTCGATCTCGCCGAGAAGCTGATCGTCGCCCACACCGCGACGGCCGACTGGCTGACCACCGTTCTCGCCGAAGAAGCATTGGGCGGGCCGACCGCACTGCGTCGTGGCCCGACCCAGTGGGTCAGCGGACTCGCCGCGCGTGCGCTCACCGCACCGGCCAACGGCGCCTCGTGGGCCATCGACCGGACCGCCGACTTCGCCCGACAGATCCCCGATCCGGTCGCGCTGGTACGCAGCCGCTTCGCGAGCGCCGTCGACGACGCCGCGGATGCCGCCTCACGCGCCGGTGACGCCATCGAGAACGCGGGCACCGCTGTCTCGAAGACCGTCGCCGCCGGCCGCGACGCAGCCCTCGAGGCTGTCGAGGAGAGTGCCCGCGACAACGGCGCCAAGGGTGCCGCGGACGCACTCCACCAGCTCCGCGAGATCACCGGGACCGTCGAGGCCGAGGACCTGCCGATCGAGGGTTACACCGACCTCAACGTCGGCGATGCCGTGGCCGCGGTCAAGGACCTCACCACGCCGGCCGATCTGCGGGTGACCCTCGCCTACGAGGAGACCCACAAGAACCGCCAGCGGGTGGTCTCGGCCATCGAGATCCGTTTCGCCGAGCTCGCCAAGGAACTGGTCGGCATCGACAGCTGATCTGGCACAAGACAACACGACGGCCGTCATCCTTTTCGGATGGCGGCCGTCGTCGTGTGTCCGCACCGCGCGCGTCTGACGTCGCGATCACGGGATCCGTTCGCGCTCATCGATATCGCGTGAGCGCGAACGGACGAAGTGAGCGAAGAATCGCGACCGATTCGTCGAAATCGCAGCTCACGCGCCCAGTCGCGTCGTAATCTCGCGCGATGACCTTCCGCACCGCAACAATCACCGCCCTCGCCGCGGCCACGCTCCTCACGCCCGCCCTCCTCGGGCCGGCCCTCGCGAATGCGACTCCCTCGTCGGGGATCTCAGCGGTCACCCTCGCCCACACCGACATCCCTGCCGGACTGCTGCCGTTCATCCCCCAAGGCGCTCACGTCGAGGTCCGCGAGATCACCATCGCCCCCGGCGGCACCACCGGCTGGCACTACCACGACGCCCAGATCTACGGCTTCGTCCGGCAGGGCACTCTCACCCACCCGGGAGCGGACTGCAAGCCGGTCGTCTACCGGGCGGGCCAGATCATCGAGGAGCCCGGCGGGAAGGTCAACACCCACGAGGGCACCAACCTCGGCACCGTTCCGGTGATCCTCGACGTCCTCTACGTGATGCCGCCCGGCAAGCCGTTGTCGGAGGACGCCGAGGCGCCGGCCTGCGCCAAGTCATAGGCGCTGTGGGGATCACGATCCCGGACGACTCCCGTTGCCGCAGCCGTAGACTCCCCACTCATGCACCGTCGCGTCGTTCTGGTCCTGTCACTGCTCCTGGCCGTCGTCGCCACCTCGTTGCCGGGCGTCGGCACCGCCCACGCCGACCCCGCACTGGCCTCCGCCCGATCCGCCGTGTTCGGCGCCCACAATGTCGACCAGACCACCGGCGCGGTCCGGGACGACCGCGTCATCTTCTCCTGGTTCGGCGTCTCGAGTTTCGCTGTCGCCATGGCGGGCAAGGTGTTCCTCACCGACGCGTGGGTGCCCAACGCCTATCGCAACCAGGTCCCGACGACCCGCGCGCAGATCGCCGCGATCAAGCCGTCGCACATCCTGATCGGGCACGGGCACTTCGACCACGCCGCCGATGCCCCCGACATCGCGAAGGCCTCCGGTGCGCGGCTCGTCGGGTCGGCCGGTCACTGCGCGTTCTTCCGCGGGTCCGGCGTCTCCTGCGACGCGGTGGTCGCGGCCGGTGCGCGTCCCGGCAGCACCCCAGATCTACCGTGGCATCCCCGGGATCACGGTCACCGCGATGAGCAACATCCACTCGACCCTCAAGACGCCCACGGGGCAGCATCCCCCGCTGCTGCCCATCCCACCGAGCGACCGTCTGATCACCGATCCGCCGCATGCGGACGAACTCGGCCGTCTCGCCGGGCATCTGAACGATCCGGAGGGCGGTGCGGTCCTCTATGCCTTCTCCGTCGGCGGCCGCCGGATCGTCTGGAACGACTCGGTCGGGCCGGTGAGCCAGGATCCCGGTGGTCGGGCGATCCTCGCCGGCCTGCGCGATCTCGGGCCCGTCGACCTGCACGTCGGGTCCATTCAGGGGTTCAACGAGATCACCAACGGACTGGGCGATCCGATGCGCTACATCGACGCGCTGCGCCCGAAAGTCTTTGTGCCCAACCATCACGACGACTGGTTCCCGGTGATCGCGACTCCCGCCGTCAACCGCGAACGAGCCTTCTTCGACGCCCTGAAGACCATCGACGCGCGTCCCGAGGTCCGCTATCTCCGTGACCCGGAGGACTACCTGCGCCCCGACCGCGTCACGCTCTCCCTGCGCTGATCGGTGTCAACCAGCTGTTCCCACGGAGTTTTGATCAGATCCAGAAAAACGACGTCATCTCGTAGGTGATGTGCCTAAGGTGGTCGCGTGGCATCGACATCGGACTATGCCCAGCAACTCCGGGCCGCGGACCTTCGAGT
The sequence above is drawn from the Gordonia rubripertincta genome and encodes:
- a CDS encoding response regulator transcription factor; the encoded protein is MRVLVVEDDPRATETLRRTLQAEGWTVDTAADGVEGVESACARSYDVIVSDIMMPRLNGYELVRELRHRGVWTPVLMLTAKDGEYDQADAFDLGADDYLVKPFSFVVLSARLRALARRGAPERPTVLRAGSLSLDPARREVRRGETPIRLTAREFAVLEYLIRHKGAVVSKTAILQAVWDAHYRGDDNIVEVYVGYLRRHIDTPFGCRSIETVRGAGYRLDEHGGDPTV
- a CDS encoding sensor histidine kinase, whose translation is MRLTVLGVAILFAALAVAGGLVLIVVYRSLADAADVATSTRSQEIADALARGGLGAVQPTEMEPTDSIGIVQIVDAEGSVLAASGEHRLTRALVAPVGAGVRYTAVDVAFPGDDTEYRVTVRGVTTPDGEVLSVVVGSGEGYIHATVWTVFAVLCVVFPIILVVATVTTYQLVGRTLRPVEAIRAEVAEISRSGVARRVPVAGTDDEIDTLALTMNEMLDALAFARDQQIRFVGDSSHELRSPLVTILGLLELAVRTGEPIDSETVSTLLLPEANRLRDLVDDLLLLARADEYGLQPSLEEVDLDDIVNDEVTRLDLTTDLQIKATVLPARALGDRDQLGRVVRNLCDNAVRHARSTVALTMDVGPEWVTVSVADDGPGIPVDDRSRVFDRFVRLDDSRDRRGGTGLGLSIVDEIVRAHHGTVTVSDTAGGGCTIGVSLPRWGVHTVGSPPCSSSR
- a CDS encoding AMP-binding protein, which codes for MTPQEWRPPGLDRGPDDTAYILFTSGSTGRPKGVVMPHRGIPDLVAEIRKSYALTSRSRVLHVSSPTFDTGFVEMLSAVATGATLIVAPASTRGGDPLAELIRRAGVTHIIMTPSVLDTLPVDLADGLTQVIVGGEALPPRLVDSWSGRVPMRNAYGPTETRCSINISRPLSPDGEITVGPPMVGVTESVLDRRGRPQPPGGLGTLYCAGTQLADGYLDDPEQTAEAFVECTIADDAVMYRTGDIATWTDAGDLRILGRRDGQVKLRGLRIELGEIDAALIRCAGVRRCATTFRDLPSGSPGIVSFVVPDDTSRPPGSRALRRELARMLPSYMVPTMVVVLEEMPRAATGKLSVAALQDVPLPVNAPSREAAGPHEALLVKVVGEVLGIEAVDPMMGFVEQGGDSLAVVRVAQGLAEAGHPEIGPNDVLTAPDLASLGELMTAATTPVRDVSAGAATAERSLTPAELTVVREPGHPFAQLICVAWVPASWARPGTQETTALIGALLERHPALRSVYPDTATGPVRRTTGRDVVDAVVDLADVVEVPDRERLRAEAKEMAAGLDVRVAPPIAVRLLVGPDGDVMAAVAVMHHIAVDGRSLGVLARDAETLMTGGALAPESASFALETTTPPGADEDDLELHNFWKELLVQQSDSVFEWDGVDPGSWANDVAVRRRGLIDAAAYERFRNRAAAEHMTPFEAFGDVVATALANIAGQTRVLAATTVSKRPAGAEDIVGNHVLAVITPLSAGDDRDASVTLRRNCIRAATAPMEDILDLAGRTVDADHLFPVPVLLGWSPVIAPPASGGTLYAFPPRRTRWLLQVEGCPATTGELEIGVTGAAAALGVERTERVLAEVTACLRRW
- a CDS encoding condensation domain-containing protein: MSQVLQPDVSHVIAFGLTLRGPLDVPRLVETTRAVLEHVGWDDVHIPAGFSPAEPTTPDGGVAEPLRRANSSLESMVSVDLSRSADPEAESESRAQQFIDDADGADLTMPLFRSELHRLAEDRHRWVIRVHHVLTDGAGVLRVMGHVADVYGGSASAADLPVSDPVQLAADEDRYAVSRRRESDAQHWKSVLAGHEPSLLSAVPARMTSEITRVTRRLTSPRSARSEELIAALAGLCARLLDTADVGLALPVAARTSAVRRIAVQPLSNVVPLALGGIGDLTAAESVEAVSSAVIDVLRHQLYSREDMLRDSPRSAAVGVVVNLLPSFSPPVVDGLHWSLEVMRTGPVGDVAVTMHPADQLGHRAVTWEAPTVSFDAAALDTLAARYDNFLTALVREIDDGVAIPDDAVFLEGEWERFRRRNGPPAPPFSPTAALFADYCAADPSAPALVDGDIEWSRSELAERVGRGARRLAAAGVRAGDPVVVAVERSAASVVAFWSVLMAGGAWGAAGRSDGPGGANAGAPRPQRSTGRGV
- a CDS encoding alpha/beta hydrolase, with translation MKRKSGNDVTRPSWLVAFAPPTSGSWGPGAVAPRTPGGRASVGITIFSVFAVVVGLLGIGAGTAEARTLDGVRYAQASPGAPYRQTWTSPRNFVASVWSPSMQTQVPLLIQTPANGNQAAPVMYMLNGSSGGEENDDWTHATDANAFYANKNVWTVTPIGGAATYYANWRRVDPAANFRYQVKTSRPLRWETFLTSELPATFEGRHGGYSFGRSRGIAGISMSGNSVIRLAENHPGLYRAVGAYSGCAETATPTGQLLLRNVAFVPYGADATNMYGLPGDPEWAAQDPVVNAYKLARRTPALWISAATGLPGGHDNPADRSVRGDVGKLAAQVTAGGFSEAAARSCTVTLAQRLAALRIPAVVRFPAVGTHSWGYWQDQMHQSWPMFARALGA
- a CDS encoding 3-hydroxybutyryl-CoA dehydrogenase gives rise to the protein MQNIGVIGGGTMGAGIAEVCAKSGSDVVIIEVKQEFADAARARVEKSLARAVSKNKLSQEDADAALGRLRVSLDYADLADRDLVIEAAPENEQLKRDIFARLDEAVGENTILATNTSSIPIIKVATATKRPERVVGVHFFNPVPVMPLVEIISTLVTSPETAEAVSTYVKDVLGKNPVNAGDRSGFIVNALLIPYLCQAIRMYDSGYASAEDIDTAMKGGCGYPMGPLTLVDTIGLDITLAAAESLYDEFAEPHFAPPALLRRMVDAGHLGRKSGRGFYSY
- a CDS encoding cupin domain-containing protein; this translates as MTFRTATITALAAATLLTPALLGPALANATPSSGISAVTLAHTDIPAGLLPFIPQGAHVEVREITIAPGGTTGWHYHDAQIYGFVRQGTLTHPGADCKPVVYRAGQIIEEPGGKVNTHEGTNLGTVPVILDVLYVMPPGKPLSEDAEAPACAKS
- a CDS encoding MBL fold metallo-hydrolase; translation: MAGKVFLTDAWVPNAYRNQVPTTRAQIAAIKPSHILIGHGHFDHAADAPDIAKASGARLVGSAGHCAFFRGSGVSCDAVVAAGARPGSTPDLPWHPRDHGHRDEQHPLDPQDAHGAASPAAAHPTERPSDHRSAACGRTRPSRRASERSGGRCGPLCLLRRRPPDRLERLGRAGEPGSRWSGDPRRPARSRARRPARRVHSGVQRDHQRTGRSDALHRRAAPESLCAQPSRRLVPGDRDSRRQPRTSLLRRPEDHRRASRGPLSP